The Prionailurus viverrinus isolate Anna chromosome B4, UM_Priviv_1.0, whole genome shotgun sequence genome has a window encoding:
- the ACVRL1 gene encoding serine/threonine-protein kinase receptor R3 isoform X2, translating into MLLYPLSSPGTMTLDSLRRGFLMLLMALGLTQGDPVKPSRGPLVTCKCEGPTCRGSTCQGAWCIVVLVREEGGQPQEHRGCGSLHEELCKGRPTEFVNHYCCYSPLCNQNVSLALDATQTPPEQPKVDGQLPLILGPVLALLVLVALAALGLWHVRRRRRREKQRGLHSDLGESSLILKASEQGDSMLGDLLDSDCTTGSGSGLPFLVQRTVARQVALVECVGKGRYGEVWRGLWHGESVAIKIFSSRDEQSWFRETEIYNTVLLRHDNILGFIASDMTSRNSSTQLWLITHYHEHGSLYDFLQRQTLEPQLALRLAVSAACGLAHLHVEIFGTQGKPAIAHRDLKSRNVLVKSNLQCCIADLGMCVVSFHLCESPTSCLDALQAQTPSGIPLWLQELGERGRAPRTWVLILASLTAWLPSPGLGVLLCEMGIITPALPTHVSLGPWAPRRATRAEYNRGRWFSRWLLSPSPPQGRSPFACYSMSHHLSPSPPCPPHPSLRGHSVGLGERQE; encoded by the exons ATGTTGCTGTACCCCCTCTCTTCTCCAGGGACCATGACCTTGGACTCCCTCAGGAGAGGCTTTCTGATGCTACTGATGGCCTTGGGCTTGACCCAGG GAGACCCTGTGAAGCCCTCCCGGGGCCCGCTGGTGACCTGCAAGTGTGAGGGTCCAACCTGCAGGGGGTCCACCTGCCAGGGGGCCTGGTGCATAGTAGTGCTGGTGCGGGAGGAGGGCGGACAACCCCAGGAGCATCGGGGCTGTGGGAGCCTGCACGAGGAGCTATGCAAGGGGCGTCCCACCGAGTTCGTCAACCACTACTGCTGCTACAGCCCCCTGTGCAACCAAAACGTGTCTCTGGCACTGGATG CCACCCAGACTCCTCCAGAACAGCCGAAAGTAGACGGCCAGCTGCCTCTGAtcctgggccctgtgctggcctTATTGGTCCTGGTGGCCCTGGCTGCCCTGGGCCTGTGGCATGtccggcggcggcggaggcgggaGAAGCAGAGGGGTCTGCACAGCGATCTGGGCGAGTCCAGCCTCATCCTGAAGGCATCGGAGCAGGGGGACAGCATGCTGGGG GATCTCCTGGACAGTGACTGCACCACGGGCAGTGGCTCAGGACTGCCCTTCCTGGTGCAGAGGACAGTGGCGCGGCAGGTGGCCCTGGTGGAGTGTGTAG GAAAGGGCCGCTACGGCGAGGTGTGGCGCGGCCTGTGGCATGGTGAGAGCGTGGCCATCAAGATCTTCTCTTCAAGGGATGAACAGTCCTGGTTCCGGGAGACGGAGATCTACAACACGGTGCTGCTCAGACACGACAACATTCTAG GCTTTATCGCCTCGGACATGACTTCCCGCAATTCGAGCACGCAGCTGTGGCTCATCACGCACTACCACGAGCATGGGTCACTCTATGACTTTCTGCAGAGGCAGACGCTGGAGCCCCAGCTGGCCCTGAGGCTGGCTGTATCGGCCGCCTGCGGCCTGGCACACTTGCACGTGGAGATCTTCGGCACGCAGGGCAAACCGGCCATCGCCCACCGGGACCTCAAAAGCCGCAACGTGTTGGTCAAGAGCAACCTCCAGTGCTGCATCGCTGACCTGG GCATGTGTGTTGTCTCATTTCACCTCTGCGAGAGCCCCACAAGCTGCCTTGACGCTTTGCAAGCCCAGACTCCTTCCGGCATACCGCTCTGGCTCCAGGAGTTGGGAGAAAGGGGCAGGGCTCCAAGAACCTGGGTTCTCATCCTGGCTTCACTGACTGCATGGCTCCCCTCACCGGGCCTTGGGGTTCtgctctgtgaaatgggcataatTACACCTGCCTTGCCTACTCACGTCTCTCTGGGTCCTTGGGCACCTAGGAGAGCTACACGAGCAGAATATAACCGGGGCAGGTGGTTCTCCCGGTGGCTGCTGTCTCCCAGCCCGCCGCAGGGCAGGTCTCCATTCGCCTGCTACTCTATGTCTCACcatctctctccatccccacctTGCCCCCCGCACCCCAGCCTCCGGGGCCACTCTGTGGGCTTGGGCGAGCGGCAGGAGTGA
- the ACVRL1 gene encoding serine/threonine-protein kinase receptor R3 isoform X3, with translation MTLDSLRRGFLMLLMALGLTQGDPVKPSRGPLVTCKCEGPTCRGSTCQGAWCIVVLVREEGGQPQEHRGCGSLHEELCKGRPTEFVNHYCCYSPLCNQNVSLALDATQTPPEQPKVDGQLPLILGPVLALLVLVALAALGLWHVRRRRRREKQRGLHSDLGESSLILKASEQGDSMLGDLLDSDCTTGSGSGLPFLVQRTVARQVALVECVGKGRYGEVWRGLWHGESVAIKIFSSRDEQSWFRETEIYNTVLLRHDNILGFIASDMTSRNSSTQLWLITHYHEHGSLYDFLQRQTLEPQLALRLAVSAACGLAHLHVEIFGTQGKPAIAHRDLKSRNVLVKSNLQCCIADLGLAVMHSQGSDYLDIGNNPRVGTKRYMAPEVLEEQIRTDCFESYKWTDIWAFGLVLWEIARRTIVNGIVEDYRPPFYDVVPNDPSFEDMKKVVCVDQQTPTIPNRLTADPVLSGLAQMMRECWYPNPSARLTALRIKKTLQKLSNGLEKPKVIR, from the exons ATGACCTTGGACTCCCTCAGGAGAGGCTTTCTGATGCTACTGATGGCCTTGGGCTTGACCCAGG GAGACCCTGTGAAGCCCTCCCGGGGCCCGCTGGTGACCTGCAAGTGTGAGGGTCCAACCTGCAGGGGGTCCACCTGCCAGGGGGCCTGGTGCATAGTAGTGCTGGTGCGGGAGGAGGGCGGACAACCCCAGGAGCATCGGGGCTGTGGGAGCCTGCACGAGGAGCTATGCAAGGGGCGTCCCACCGAGTTCGTCAACCACTACTGCTGCTACAGCCCCCTGTGCAACCAAAACGTGTCTCTGGCACTGGATG CCACCCAGACTCCTCCAGAACAGCCGAAAGTAGACGGCCAGCTGCCTCTGAtcctgggccctgtgctggcctTATTGGTCCTGGTGGCCCTGGCTGCCCTGGGCCTGTGGCATGtccggcggcggcggaggcgggaGAAGCAGAGGGGTCTGCACAGCGATCTGGGCGAGTCCAGCCTCATCCTGAAGGCATCGGAGCAGGGGGACAGCATGCTGGGG GATCTCCTGGACAGTGACTGCACCACGGGCAGTGGCTCAGGACTGCCCTTCCTGGTGCAGAGGACAGTGGCGCGGCAGGTGGCCCTGGTGGAGTGTGTAG GAAAGGGCCGCTACGGCGAGGTGTGGCGCGGCCTGTGGCATGGTGAGAGCGTGGCCATCAAGATCTTCTCTTCAAGGGATGAACAGTCCTGGTTCCGGGAGACGGAGATCTACAACACGGTGCTGCTCAGACACGACAACATTCTAG GCTTTATCGCCTCGGACATGACTTCCCGCAATTCGAGCACGCAGCTGTGGCTCATCACGCACTACCACGAGCATGGGTCACTCTATGACTTTCTGCAGAGGCAGACGCTGGAGCCCCAGCTGGCCCTGAGGCTGGCTGTATCGGCCGCCTGCGGCCTGGCACACTTGCACGTGGAGATCTTCGGCACGCAGGGCAAACCGGCCATCGCCCACCGGGACCTCAAAAGCCGCAACGTGTTGGTCAAGAGCAACCTCCAGTGCTGCATCGCTGACCTGG GCCTGGCTGTGATGCACTCCCAGGGTAGTGATTACCTGGACATCGGAAACAACCCACGAGTGGGCACCAAGCGGTACATGGCCCCTGAGGTGCTGGAAGAGCAGATCCGCACCGACTGCTTCGAGTCCTACAAGTGGACAGACATCTGGGCCTTTGGCCTGGTGCTGTGGGAGATCGCCCGTCGGACCATTGTCAATG GCATCGTGGAGGACTACCGGCCACCCTTCTATGACGTGGTGCCCAATGATCCCAGCTTTGAGGACATGAAGAAGGTGGTGTGTGTTGATCAGCAGACCCCCACCATCCCCAACCGGCTGACCGCAGACCCG gtCCTCTCAGGCCTGGCTCAGATGATGCGGGAGTGCTGGTACCCCAACCCTTCTGCCCGCCTCACGGCTCTGCGGATCAAGAAGACACTACAGAAACTCAGCAACGGTCTCGAGAAGCCCAAAGTGATTCGCTAG
- the ACVRL1 gene encoding serine/threonine-protein kinase receptor R3 isoform X1 codes for MLLYPLSSPGTMTLDSLRRGFLMLLMALGLTQGDPVKPSRGPLVTCKCEGPTCRGSTCQGAWCIVVLVREEGGQPQEHRGCGSLHEELCKGRPTEFVNHYCCYSPLCNQNVSLALDATQTPPEQPKVDGQLPLILGPVLALLVLVALAALGLWHVRRRRRREKQRGLHSDLGESSLILKASEQGDSMLGDLLDSDCTTGSGSGLPFLVQRTVARQVALVECVGKGRYGEVWRGLWHGESVAIKIFSSRDEQSWFRETEIYNTVLLRHDNILGFIASDMTSRNSSTQLWLITHYHEHGSLYDFLQRQTLEPQLALRLAVSAACGLAHLHVEIFGTQGKPAIAHRDLKSRNVLVKSNLQCCIADLGLAVMHSQGSDYLDIGNNPRVGTKRYMAPEVLEEQIRTDCFESYKWTDIWAFGLVLWEIARRTIVNGIVEDYRPPFYDVVPNDPSFEDMKKVVCVDQQTPTIPNRLTADPVLSGLAQMMRECWYPNPSARLTALRIKKTLQKLSNGLEKPKVIR; via the exons ATGTTGCTGTACCCCCTCTCTTCTCCAGGGACCATGACCTTGGACTCCCTCAGGAGAGGCTTTCTGATGCTACTGATGGCCTTGGGCTTGACCCAGG GAGACCCTGTGAAGCCCTCCCGGGGCCCGCTGGTGACCTGCAAGTGTGAGGGTCCAACCTGCAGGGGGTCCACCTGCCAGGGGGCCTGGTGCATAGTAGTGCTGGTGCGGGAGGAGGGCGGACAACCCCAGGAGCATCGGGGCTGTGGGAGCCTGCACGAGGAGCTATGCAAGGGGCGTCCCACCGAGTTCGTCAACCACTACTGCTGCTACAGCCCCCTGTGCAACCAAAACGTGTCTCTGGCACTGGATG CCACCCAGACTCCTCCAGAACAGCCGAAAGTAGACGGCCAGCTGCCTCTGAtcctgggccctgtgctggcctTATTGGTCCTGGTGGCCCTGGCTGCCCTGGGCCTGTGGCATGtccggcggcggcggaggcgggaGAAGCAGAGGGGTCTGCACAGCGATCTGGGCGAGTCCAGCCTCATCCTGAAGGCATCGGAGCAGGGGGACAGCATGCTGGGG GATCTCCTGGACAGTGACTGCACCACGGGCAGTGGCTCAGGACTGCCCTTCCTGGTGCAGAGGACAGTGGCGCGGCAGGTGGCCCTGGTGGAGTGTGTAG GAAAGGGCCGCTACGGCGAGGTGTGGCGCGGCCTGTGGCATGGTGAGAGCGTGGCCATCAAGATCTTCTCTTCAAGGGATGAACAGTCCTGGTTCCGGGAGACGGAGATCTACAACACGGTGCTGCTCAGACACGACAACATTCTAG GCTTTATCGCCTCGGACATGACTTCCCGCAATTCGAGCACGCAGCTGTGGCTCATCACGCACTACCACGAGCATGGGTCACTCTATGACTTTCTGCAGAGGCAGACGCTGGAGCCCCAGCTGGCCCTGAGGCTGGCTGTATCGGCCGCCTGCGGCCTGGCACACTTGCACGTGGAGATCTTCGGCACGCAGGGCAAACCGGCCATCGCCCACCGGGACCTCAAAAGCCGCAACGTGTTGGTCAAGAGCAACCTCCAGTGCTGCATCGCTGACCTGG GCCTGGCTGTGATGCACTCCCAGGGTAGTGATTACCTGGACATCGGAAACAACCCACGAGTGGGCACCAAGCGGTACATGGCCCCTGAGGTGCTGGAAGAGCAGATCCGCACCGACTGCTTCGAGTCCTACAAGTGGACAGACATCTGGGCCTTTGGCCTGGTGCTGTGGGAGATCGCCCGTCGGACCATTGTCAATG GCATCGTGGAGGACTACCGGCCACCCTTCTATGACGTGGTGCCCAATGATCCCAGCTTTGAGGACATGAAGAAGGTGGTGTGTGTTGATCAGCAGACCCCCACCATCCCCAACCGGCTGACCGCAGACCCG gtCCTCTCAGGCCTGGCTCAGATGATGCGGGAGTGCTGGTACCCCAACCCTTCTGCCCGCCTCACGGCTCTGCGGATCAAGAAGACACTACAGAAACTCAGCAACGGTCTCGAGAAGCCCAAAGTGATTCGCTAG